Proteins found in one Rhodobacteraceae bacterium D3-12 genomic segment:
- the lptG gene encoding LPS export ABC transporter permease LptG has protein sequence MRLHFYFARKFFWIFMGLLSVFFLLQALIDLIEQVRRLDGTTAGFSDMMVLALLNAPDGMNQILALVMILSTVALFLGLARSSELVVVRAVGRSGLKALIAPVMVALTIGVLAVSMFNPIVAATGKRYNELYQGFKSEGGEVLSISAEGLWLRQGGAEGQTVIRATSANPEATVFYDVTFLSYAPTGGPLQRVEAREAQLDSGAWVLRGAKVWPLETGTNPEGAASEHAEYRLPTNLTNDRIRDSFGKPGAISIWDLPRFIRQLEQAGFSARRHSVWLQMELARPMFLIAMVLIGAAFTMRHVRSGGTGVAVLTSLLLGFSLYYIRNFAQILGENGQIPVMLAAWAPPFAAALLGIGLLLHTEDG, from the coding sequence ATGAGGCTACACTTCTATTTCGCACGCAAATTCTTCTGGATTTTCATGGGGCTGCTGTCGGTCTTTTTCCTCCTGCAGGCGTTGATCGACCTCATCGAACAGGTGCGCCGCCTTGATGGAACCACGGCTGGCTTTTCCGACATGATGGTGCTGGCCCTGCTGAATGCACCAGATGGCATGAACCAGATATTGGCGTTGGTCATGATCCTGTCGACCGTCGCGCTCTTTCTCGGCCTCGCGCGAAGCTCTGAACTGGTTGTGGTGCGCGCCGTCGGGCGTTCTGGCCTCAAGGCGCTGATCGCGCCGGTCATGGTCGCGCTCACCATTGGGGTGCTGGCGGTCTCTATGTTCAACCCCATCGTCGCGGCCACCGGCAAGCGCTATAACGAGCTCTATCAAGGGTTCAAATCCGAAGGCGGTGAGGTGCTCTCGATCTCCGCCGAAGGCCTCTGGCTGCGTCAAGGCGGCGCCGAGGGTCAAACCGTGATCCGCGCCACCTCTGCCAACCCCGAGGCAACGGTGTTTTATGACGTGACCTTCCTGTCCTATGCGCCCACCGGCGGCCCGCTGCAACGGGTCGAAGCCCGCGAGGCCCAACTCGACAGCGGCGCATGGGTGCTGCGCGGCGCCAAGGTCTGGCCGCTCGAAACCGGCACCAACCCCGAAGGGGCCGCAAGCGAGCACGCCGAATACCGGCTGCCCACCAACCTGACCAATGACCGTATCCGCGACAGCTTTGGCAAGCCCGGCGCAATTTCCATCTGGGATTTGCCGCGCTTCATCCGGCAATTGGAGCAGGCAGGCTTTTCCGCTCGGCGCCATTCCGTCTGGCTCCAGATGGAGCTGGCCCGCCCGATGTTTCTGATCGCGATGGTGCTGATCGGGGCCGCCTTTACCATGCGCCATGTGCGCTCAGGCGGCACCGGGGTTGCGGTGCTGACCTCTCTGCTATTGGGGTTCAGCCTGTATTACATCCGCAACTTTGCCCAAATTCTCGGCGAAAACGGCCAAATTCCAGTAATGCTCGCCGCTTGGGCACCGCCATTCGCGGCCGCCCTCTTGGGCATCGGCCTCTTGTTACATACCGAGGACGGATGA
- the lptF gene encoding LPS export ABC transporter permease LptF, whose product MLSQLMVLFGFFSLVLVSVYWLNRAVKIFDTLIGDGQTAWVFAEFTALLLPNVIALVLPVAGFAATVYVTNRLSSESELTVMQATGFSPWRLARPVFVFGLIVAAMMAALTHFLVPASLAQLKEREIEISRNVTAKLLTEGTFLHPSAGVTFYIREITPQGALEDVFLSDRRGQGESLTYTADTAFIVRDGDASKLVMVDGLSQRYDRQTGQLFTTHFSDFSYDISALIGVEDVNTFHASHAFTPEILTDRAGVIARSGSSEGALTEELHGRFEQPLLCIAAALIGFASLLVGGFSRFGVWKQIVGAIIILVLLKLIEGVVADPVRDDPTLWPLIYLPSLIGIATAAALLAWSGRTQGTRRKLVQKVAPA is encoded by the coding sequence ATGCTGTCCCAACTCATGGTTCTGTTCGGATTCTTCTCGCTCGTGCTGGTCTCGGTGTATTGGCTCAACCGCGCGGTCAAGATTTTCGACACCCTCATCGGCGATGGTCAAACGGCTTGGGTCTTTGCCGAATTCACCGCCCTGCTCCTGCCCAATGTGATCGCGCTGGTTCTGCCTGTGGCGGGGTTTGCGGCAACCGTTTATGTCACCAACCGGCTCAGCTCTGAAAGCGAACTCACCGTGATGCAGGCCACGGGGTTCTCACCTTGGCGGCTGGCGCGACCAGTGTTTGTGTTCGGGCTGATTGTTGCGGCGATGATGGCGGCGCTGACCCATTTCCTCGTGCCCGCGTCTCTCGCCCAACTCAAAGAGCGCGAGATCGAAATTTCGCGCAATGTCACGGCCAAGCTGCTGACCGAAGGCACCTTCCTACACCCCTCGGCGGGTGTCACGTTCTACATCCGCGAAATCACGCCACAAGGCGCGCTTGAGGACGTATTCCTCTCCGATCGCCGTGGTCAGGGCGAAAGCCTGACCTATACCGCCGACACCGCCTTTATCGTGCGCGATGGGGATGCGTCGAAACTGGTGATGGTCGATGGGTTGAGCCAACGCTACGACCGTCAAACCGGGCAGCTCTTTACCACGCACTTCTCGGATTTCTCCTATGACATCAGCGCGCTCATTGGGGTCGAAGACGTCAACACCTTCCACGCCTCGCATGCCTTTACGCCCGAAATCCTCACCGACCGCGCCGGGGTGATAGCACGTTCAGGAAGCAGCGAAGGCGCGCTGACCGAAGAGCTGCACGGCCGTTTCGAACAACCGCTTCTCTGCATCGCGGCTGCGCTGATCGGATTTGCGTCGCTGCTGGTCGGCGGGTTCAGCCGCTTTGGCGTCTGGAAACAAATCGTCGGCGCGATCATCATCCTCGTTCTGCTCAAACTGATCGAAGGCGTCGTGGCCGACCCGGTGCGTGACGACCCAACGCTCTGGCCGCTGATCTATCTGCCATCGCTGATCGGCATAGCCACGGCAGCCGCCCTTCTCGCTTGGTCAGGACGCACCCAAGGCACCCGGCGCAAGCTGGTACAGAAGGTGGCACCGGCATGA